Part of the Bacteriovorax stolpii genome, ATCTCGGACCTGCAAAATGAAGTTTTCAGCTACCAGGAAGCGGTTAAAGAAAGTGACCGTCTTCGCGAGCTGATTAATTATGGTGAGCAGTTAGAGAGAAAGAAAATCGTTGCCCGCGTTGTTTCGTGGGATTCAGCTGATGATTACAAAGTTATTCGTATCAATAAAGGGGTTAAACACGGGGTGAAACTCCACTCTGTCGTTGTGAGCGCGGAAGGTCTGGTTGGTTATGTTTACCGTCTGACTGCACACTTTGCTGACGTTATTACTATTCTTGATGCCAACAACCGCGTTGACGGTGTAGTCGAGCGCCTTCGCTCTCATGGTGTTGTTGAAGGATACAGCCGCGGTCGCTGTATTATGAAATATGTTAACCGTACAGAGCCGATCATTCTGAATGATATCGTTTTAACTGCAGGTCTGGGGAACGTTTATCCAAAAGGTCTTAAGATCGGATACATTTCGCGTATTGAGCGCGAAAGTTACGGGATCACTCAGCACGTAGAAATCACGCCCATCGTGAATTTCTCTAAACTTGAAGAAGTTCTGGTTCTAGTTCAAGAACAAGAAGAAGATAAACAACTCGAGTGGAAGGCCTTAGACCAAGAGCCGGAAGCAGGCGAGATTAAGCGATGAAAACAAATTTAAAAGATATTATTGTTCCACTGATCAAAACACTCATCCTTCTGTTCTTTTTAGAAGTGATGACGACGGCGGTGTTCCCGAATATTGGTCTTCTACACTATAGAATTCCATTCAATATTCTACTGGTATTGTTCCTTGGTCTAAGACTTGAAACACCATACTTGGCCATCATTATTATGATTGTTCAGTACTTTCACGGATTTTTCTCCGTTGAAGGTTGGGAGATGGGAACAGTTACCGGAATCGTGATTTGTGTTGTCGTTTCTTACGTAAGAGAAATGATCCACTTCTCGTCTTGGACGATGACGATCCTAATTACCCAGGTCTTTCAATTGTTATGGTTTTTTGTACAATCTATTCTTATCTATATTCAGCTTGGAAGTCTGAATTACATTTTTGAAAAAGGCTGGCGCTTCCTTCCTCAGTCCGTCATTATCGCCCTTTTATCGCCGATCTTTTTCTATATCTTAAATAGAATCTGGAACGTGGATGATCGCGGTATGCTAGGAGATAAGGTCTAATGTTCGGTGAAGACGATCTGGTCAAGTCCCATCAGGAAAGAGCAGATTTATTATTTAATATTATTGTTATAGCTTTTGCGATCCTACTTGCCCGCCTGTGGTATTTGCAGATTTATCGTGGAAAGCAATTCTTTAACTACTCTCTGGAAAACCGCCTGAGAAAGGACGTCGTTCGCGCTCCACGTGGGATGATTTTCTCGCGCAATAACGTTCTTCTTACTCACAACGTTCCGCGCTTTGATGCGATCGTTACACCTCAGTATTTAGAAAGTTCGGATGAGACAGTGGCCTACCTTGGACAAATCCTGGAGATGACTCCGGATGCGATCAAGAAAATCTTAAAACGTTACCAGGGACAAGCAAAATACATTCCGGTTGTTATTAAGAAAAACATTTCAAGAAAAGAAGTAGCGATCATTGAAACTGAATCGGCAAGACTGCCGGGGGTTTCGGTTGAAACGTTCATTTCCCGCGAGTACACCGACCGCGATGCCGGTGCTCACTTACTGGGATACATCTCAGAAATCTCTCAAGAAAAACTGCCAAAACTGCGCGAGCGCGATAAGTACGATTACAAACAAGGTGACTTTATCGGGCAAGCAGGGATTGAGCAGCAGTTTGACTTAGAAATCAGAGGGCAAGACGGTTACCAGTTCATGGAAGTTGATGCCAGAGGACGCGCAAGAAGACACGTTAGCTCTGATGACCTTTATTCAGGAATTGAAAACAAACTGGCCGAGCCAGGGAAAAACGTTCGTCTGACAATTGACCGCGATGTTCAGCTGGCAGCTTACCACGCGCTTGATGGAAAAGACGGAGCCGCTGTTGCTCTTGATGTTGAAACTGGTGAAGTTATCGCCATGGTTTCTCGCCCAGCTTATGACCCAGGAAACTTCTCGACAGGTCTTACTTCAAACTATTGGGGTGGACTAGTTATGGATGAGAAGAGACCTCTTCGCGATAGAACAATCCAGGAGCACTATTCTCCAGGATCTACATTTAAAACACTGACCCACATTGCGGCCCTTGAAGAAGGAATCATCAACGAAAACACGAAAGTTGTTTGCAGTGGTGGTTATAGAATGGGAGGAAGGGTCTTCCACTGTTGGAAAAAAGAAGGTCACGGTGTTGTAGACGTTATTAAAGCTTTGCAAACTTCATGTGACGTTTTCTACTACACAATTGGAAATAAGATCGATATCGACGTTATCTATAAGTACGCGACGATGTTTGGAATGGGACAGAGATCGGGAATCATTCTTCCGCGCGAAACCTCAGGTTTAATTCCAAATAAAGAATGGAAGAAAAAACGCACAGGAGTTGAGTGGCAAAAAGGAGAGACTCTCTCGTGCGTAATCGGTCAGTCCTTCGTTAACGTAACTCCACTTCAGCTGGCGATGTTCTACTCGACATTAGCAAACGAAGGAAAGTTATACCGTCCACACGTTGTTAAAGAAGTTTTCTCTAACACTGGACAGGTATTAAAGAGATACGAGCCAGAACTTATCAATGAGTTTAAAATTTCTAAGAAGACACTTGATCTGACAAAACGTGCTCTATTTGACGTAGTAAACGTACCGGGTGGTACAGCTTACTCACAAAAAGGAGTGGGGATTCAGATGTCTGGTAAAACGGGTACGGCCCAGGTTATCAGTTTCTCGGCAGACAAGATTTTCAGTAAGTGTGAGAATCAGGAATACAGATTCCGCCACCACGGTCTCTTTACGGCCTATGCTCCGAGTGTGAATCCAAAAATCGCCGTTGCGGTTGTTGTTGAACACGGATGTCACGGTGGTTCTGCCGCAGGTCCAGTTGCCCGCGCGATGGTTTCTGCTTACATGAATAAGTACTTCCCAAAATATCAGGAAAAGCTGATTGCTGAAGATAAGATGACTTTTGAAGAAGCTATCGAAGACAACAGAGTCAACCCGTTCCCGATGGTTCCAGAGACAAACCCAGTTGATTTCTACGACGAACAAGGGGTTCTGGTACGCAATTATGTATTAACTAGAGAT contains:
- the mreC gene encoding rod shape-determining protein MreC; translation: MRLSDSEERKTKIVINSIILAISLYGMSQRDYVFQKTSIAERVIIDLMAPVQSFVTGIQEGMSSYVEHYVANLNASKENKVLKNKISDLQNEVFSYQEAVKESDRLRELINYGEQLERKKIVARVVSWDSADDYKVIRINKGVKHGVKLHSVVVSAEGLVGYVYRLTAHFADVITILDANNRVDGVVERLRSHGVVEGYSRGRCIMKYVNRTEPIILNDIVLTAGLGNVYPKGLKIGYISRIERESYGITQHVEITPIVNFSKLEEVLVLVQEQEEDKQLEWKALDQEPEAGEIKR
- the mrdA gene encoding penicillin-binding protein 2; translation: MFGEDDLVKSHQERADLLFNIIVIAFAILLARLWYLQIYRGKQFFNYSLENRLRKDVVRAPRGMIFSRNNVLLTHNVPRFDAIVTPQYLESSDETVAYLGQILEMTPDAIKKILKRYQGQAKYIPVVIKKNISRKEVAIIETESARLPGVSVETFISREYTDRDAGAHLLGYISEISQEKLPKLRERDKYDYKQGDFIGQAGIEQQFDLEIRGQDGYQFMEVDARGRARRHVSSDDLYSGIENKLAEPGKNVRLTIDRDVQLAAYHALDGKDGAAVALDVETGEVIAMVSRPAYDPGNFSTGLTSNYWGGLVMDEKRPLRDRTIQEHYSPGSTFKTLTHIAALEEGIINENTKVVCSGGYRMGGRVFHCWKKEGHGVVDVIKALQTSCDVFYYTIGNKIDIDVIYKYATMFGMGQRSGIILPRETSGLIPNKEWKKKRTGVEWQKGETLSCVIGQSFVNVTPLQLAMFYSTLANEGKLYRPHVVKEVFSNTGQVLKRYEPELINEFKISKKTLDLTKRALFDVVNVPGGTAYSQKGVGIQMSGKTGTAQVISFSADKIFSKCENQEYRFRHHGLFTAYAPSVNPKIAVAVVVEHGCHGGSAAGPVARAMVSAYMNKYFPKYQEKLIAEDKMTFEEAIEDNRVNPFPMVPETNPVDFYDEQGVLVRNYVLTRDGKRAPLAPIKEGAGTDGE